aaattgttttcaaaataatttgcaAACACAAtgttttttggaaataaatttctaaaatataaatggGAATGAGGTTTTCATTTTAATGactaaatttgagaatttgagaatttcataaatttttttattgtagtattttactattttgaaaatcatttaaatattaacatAAGTATTTAAATAAGAATCCTCCACCTATGCTTACGAAAGACTGAATTTTTTTGACACTTGAATTGTTTGGATCGAAGGGTCCACTGAGTGACACTTGTACAGAACCACACAATTCAAAAAAGATTTTCCAATATTTGCAGAAACGGAAATGGGCCCAAGAAGAAGTCCAGTAATTGATGAGGAGGCCCAAGGAATGCAGCAAACCTACCGTCCCGCCAAGTGGGCCACTGCACCAAGATGTGTCCACATCAACCCCGTCCATTTAGGTATTTGAGACAACAGGGGTAAAACTGTCATCATATAAGTTCCTAACTAACTTTTACCAAGGGCATAACGGGCATGCCTGGACACACGTCAGAATCCAATTGGGTGGATCAGAAGAGTCAGAGGAGAGAGATGTAACTGTCGAGTCAAAGATGTCGAAAAACCCACTGGGCTGTTTCTGCAGTTGGAAGAAAATAGAACAGCATAATGAAAAGACGAAAATACCCCTATGGATGAAAGAGAGAGGCCATTTTCCTGGAAAAGTGTGCAGTAATCGGAAAGCGTGAGTTAAAACAGAGATGGAATCCAAATTCCCGTCTCCTTTTCCTGGTGggtaaaaaacaaacaacaaatagAGAGGGAGAGACCGAGAGAGGTGGGAAAAGAGGAAAAACCAAAAGGTGAATAAACGCCAGAACCCAAAAGGGCTTTTAGCTTAAAGCTACACATTGACATTTTTCACTTGGTCACACACCTTCCATTTGCTTTCTTCTCCCCTTTTTGCTTCTTGGCAGAAGACAATATACTATCAGATTCAGATTGCTTTTGTCCTGAGAGACAAGGCACCCATGCCAATGTAGGAGTGAGAGAGAAAACCGGTGAAGTAGGTGAGTGGAGTTCATTTTCTTCACTGTTGCTTTAGGTTCATGTCTCCAGGCTAGTATTGCAGTTGCCAAGCCTTTTTTGGGGTTTCCAGGCGATGGGTTTTCTGTTTCTCGTCTTTATatattttgggtgtttttctttttggttccAATTGATGGGATTCAAATGGGttttgtgtgtgtttttttttttttttccttttttgtggTTTTTGTTTTGGATGGATTTTGTTCATGGCAGACATGTTTAAGAATCAGCTGCAAGAACTTGCCCAGAGAAGCTGTTTCAACCTCCCTTCTTATGCCTGCATCAGAGAAGGACCTGATCATGCACCGAGATTCAAAGCTTCTGTTAACTTCAATGGCGAGATCTTTGAGAGCCCCAGTTACTGCACCACCTTGAGGCAGGCAGAGCATGCAGCTGCTGAAGTGGCACTCAATGTCCTCTCCACAAGGGGTCCTTCAAGGTCTTTAACTGCCAGAGTTCTTGTAAGTTTTAACACTCGATTACTTCCAGCAAATGTCTATCTCGATTGGTTAAAGAGCTTAAAGAACACCCATTTACcttctgtttgtttttttctctgttCTTTGCTTGTGAACTGAAAGGATGAGACTGGAGTCTACAAAAACCTCCTCCAAGAAACTGCTCATAGAGCTGGCTTGAACCTTCCAGTTTACACCACGGTGAGATCAGGTCCAGGCCATGTCCCTGTTTTCACTTGTACAGTAGAGCTAGCTGGTATGAATTTTACAGGTGAGTCAGCCAAGACAAAGAAGCAAGCTGAAAAGAATGCTGCAATAGCAGCTTGGTCTGCCTTGAAAGGAGGTAAATTCTGATTTTCCCTTCTTTGGATTTTTCCTCGAATGCTGCTATGTTTGTATTTCCGCATCACCAATCAATGTGTATGTCGCTGCAGTGCCAAACTTGGGTTCATTATCCCATTTAAGTAAGGAAGCAGAGTCTCGTGAAGAACAGGTCGTGGTGGCAAGGGTTCTCTCAAATTTCAGGTCCAAAGATGAAAGCAGACCAATCAGGAGGTGGGATCAGAATCAAGCAAGAAGAAGAATGGTGAGGGGTCATGGTGGTTCTGGTTCTTCATCCACTTCTAATAACTCCCAACAGTTTCAAAAGTGGAGGCCTATGGATCTATTAATGGATTCTGTCCCAGAAGGTGGTACTGCACAAAATCAAAACTGCTTTGTAGCTCTTCTTCCTCCACCTCCACCTAGAACAGCTTCAAAGATCTTACCACCAATTTCACCCAGAGACACTCTATCTCTCTACCCATCAACCAGGCCTATCCCAGTACAAGCCATCGGCAGGTCACAAGTTAAAATGCCAGAGGTACCAACTCTGTTGGAAGAGCATCAAAGGGATGAGGAAGAATGGCTTGATGGGAAATCAAATCTCATCAGAAAGCCCACCGAAAAAGAGTGTCCCAGCAATGCAAATGCGAGCAGTGTCTATGGGGCAAACTCCATCTACCGGCCATTTCCCTTTCCGAATGCTGGGAAGCTCAACACTTCACTGCCTGATAGCCCTCATCAACCACATGAGCAAACCCATATCAAGAATAATCCTTTTGGGAATCCAACACCATCAGCAATGAAGGGTTCCGCAGG
Above is a genomic segment from Vitis riparia cultivar Riparia Gloire de Montpellier isolate 1030 chromosome 14, EGFV_Vit.rip_1.0, whole genome shotgun sequence containing:
- the LOC117929586 gene encoding double-stranded RNA-binding protein 3-like isoform X1, encoding MADMFKNQLQELAQRSCFNLPSYACIREGPDHAPRFKASVNFNGEIFESPSYCTTLRQAEHAAAEVALNVLSTRGPSRSLTARVLDETGVYKNLLQETAHRAGLNLPVYTTVRSGPGHVPVFTCTVELAGMNFTGESAKTKKQAEKNAAIAAWSALKGVPNLGSLSHLSKEAESREEQVVVARVLSNFRSKDESRPIRRWDQNQARRRMVRGHGGSGSSSTSNNSQQFQKWRPMDLLMDSVPEGGTAQNQNCFVALLPPPPPRTASKILPPISPRDTLSLYPSTRPIPVQAIGRSQVKMPEVPTLLEEHQRDEEEWLDGKSNLIRKPTEKECPSNANASSVYGANSIYRPFPFPNAGKLNTSLPDSPHQPHEQTHIKNNPFGNPTPSAMKGSAGIHIPRTMGTGGFQPHRIAPAVQIRSVIPVCAAPPPPMRLPPSNHPTRNEASPSALSASSIPAHTGAEASSAAGLKFNKPELYSTQLSSEFNKLQL
- the LOC117929586 gene encoding double-stranded RNA-binding protein 3-like isoform X2, with the translated sequence MFKNQLQELAQRSCFNLPSYACIREGPDHAPRFKASVNFNGEIFESPSYCTTLRQAEHAAAEVALNVLSTRGPSRSLTARVLDETGVYKNLLQETAHRAGLNLPVYTTVRSGPGHVPVFTCTVELAGMNFTGESAKTKKQAEKNAAIAAWSALKGVPNLGSLSHLSKEAESREEQVVVARVLSNFRSKDESRPIRRWDQNQARRRMVRGHGGSGSSSTSNNSQQFQKWRPMDLLMDSVPEGGTAQNQNCFVALLPPPPPRTASKILPPISPRDTLSLYPSTRPIPVQAIGRSQVKMPEVPTLLEEHQRDEEEWLDGKSNLIRKPTEKECPSNANASSVYGANSIYRPFPFPNAGKLNTSLPDSPHQPHEQTHIKNNPFGNPTPSAMKGSAGIHIPRTMGTGGFQPHRIAPAVQIRSVIPVCAAPPPPMRLPPSNHPTRNEASPSALSASSIPAHTGAEASSAAGLKFNKPELYSTQLSSEFNKLQL